DNA sequence from the Nicotiana tomentosiformis chromosome 3, ASM39032v3, whole genome shotgun sequence genome:
cagagggaacagatcGATATCAGTTCCCTTGCTGACAGTACCACTCAACTCCCTACAGCTGTAAAGTGACTGCAATTGTTCCTATGCACACACACACCAGTGTAAATAGTGGAGcagtcactttatggggaatgcctttTAGGGGTATTCAAAaccaaaccgaaaccgaaaaccgaaccgaaatcgaagcttaatggcttattggtatcggtttaacggTTTAATGGACGGGAAAcatattgaaatttttttattaacggcttatcgatttgggggcggattattcaattttcttaacggataatccgttaacccgttaagaatatatatatatatatatatatatatatatattaaataatcaaaaaccattcttccacttccagtactctatctctattctctattactaatttactattagacatttagttataatttactattCCATTTAGTTACGATTAGATAATTTTGATTATCATGTATTATACCCAGTgttctcttctatttcttctgaTAGTTATAAGTTGTTAATAGGCTCATCCCCAGAGATGATTCTACTGGGAAATACGTTGGAATACACATCTCTCTATTTTTTCTATTTAGCTCTCTTCTtaggaattttattttgagtcatagcggtcaacaaacaatacgataaaccgcccgataagagctaaaccgataccaatccgcccaatatcttatcgggtggctagcggattaatacatttaaaagccgataaccgataagccaaaccgttaagagtatatAACCGCtaaatccgcccgataagcagccctaatgcctttgtaccaaacatgcttgcatcattcaagtgatgtcacttatgtaatattaacatgaagcaaaggCGAAATATTACACTTGCATACTCTAGAATTCATGGGGCTCTCTCTCAAGTGTATTGCCAACCTACAAGTGACATTTAAGGGGTCAAGAACAAAGAGCAACATAACGAATGACAAGTTTCCTGCATTGAGTCATTATATATCCTTAGTTGTGTAGCACCTTTGTCAaagtgatttacttgtaattcctacttagcttagtcagaagcattgtgtaggaaacatttgtaaaatcataaatcatgTGTTTGTGtattggctagagttagtcgagttgtaagatttataatagagttattacaaagggtcttgtaatagagttattacaagttagtgatggattaagaggttaattcctaggttacaatagtttgtaatctgaagtttgctcagtagtgaagttgaaatcctacaagggtaggtcgtggtttttaatcccgtgagctgagaGTTTTTCACGTAATTAAAACTCAACTGTGTTATTTACTTTCAGCTGTGTGAGTATGTTTTGTGGGAACTAatagaacctggttctctatataagTTTGGTGGACCCATAGTTTGTATCAAGTTTCTTGCAATTTTTCTCGAAATTTGTGTCCAACATCTGGATCCTTTTGTAAACCGTGAGTCGTGAATCTTTCTCAGGTCAGAAATCAGAATTTAAACGAATTCTATATTTTCTGCTTTTAGTTTACTCTGAGTAAGGCCAAGTGATTGAATTCGACTGCACCATATTTAATATCAGATTAAATACTGCCTGTTTTTGTCTCTGCAATTTGTTTTCCTAATCATTTCCCTTCGTCTCCTCTTTAACTCCACGAACAGTTAAACAATCTcacataaattttaaaaaaaaattatacctTGTAGCTATAAGCTACTGGAAAATCTAACGAAAACATAAAATAGCCCTAATATTGACCTATATTGGACCAATTTTCCTTCATAACATAATTCACGTTTCTAATTGCAACTCTCCTCACAATAGTAGATTCGTATACTTTTCGAAAAAAGAAATGTTTTGAAACGAAACACAATGGAAAATATTTTGTACAATAATGTAGTCAATTTTACGACCTCAAAatctattaaaataaaaataactaagTGTTATGTGAATGTTAACGAAGCAAATTATGAGCAATGATATATAACTCGGACAATAAATTAAATATATCAAAGAAACCTATACTTAACGTAGTTTATTCAATTAACCTACAtccaatattttaaaaattaaaagacAATACAAAACCATCGAAAGAATAACGTTGAATAATTCACACTCAAAGAGATTTACACAAGTGAGGCCTAAAAGGTGTGTCTCACACATTCTAAACTGAACTCTCTAGCTTTGAGAGTTTACATAGTGGATGTTGCCAAAGTGAAAACGAATGAGCTTGAACTTATAGGAGTCAATAATTTTCCTTCAGAAtagagaaagccaaattaggatAATGTATTACTTTCCTTTTAGctaaaggaaaagctaattatAGCAATGAGTTGACCTTCTTCAATATAAagtaaaaactcaaaaatattacTCTAAGAAAATAAGGATAAACAATTAACTAGAAAAAGGGTAGGAGAATTCATTCTTAAGAAACTTCCTCTTTCTATTTTCCCCCCTCTAATGGGCCTTATGACTGATCCTGAAGAATAAATCGTTAACCTTGTTATGGAGTAAAAATGACACCAGGTAGCCACTCTAAAGACTGTTATTTAAGAATTACCAGTGCGTtctgaatttcagtttttttcttcaaatttttggGCCAAAATGTCTTGAATTGTtctgaagttaagatttttagtttgaAATTTTAGGACAAAAATAAGTACTTGCTAATCTCTAAATAGTATTCTTGAGAATGACTATTTGTACACTTGCCCCTATTATGGAAAGGAAAGGTTttagaaagaggctagttgaatcattaattaaacctagttaggaggataatcgagagaggttctcctaaagaccaatccactgcgcattcttgcatatcttcacgtgcttaaattggttcatcttgtgaggttaaaacctatcgagagaggagtttttactgaatgtatgaactaataattgagtgaattcgagagactcacttgaacattagaagtgaattatctagagttagatcccaaacaattatcttgcacctatcctatcaaaatcatatattctcccattgataactttctttgcttattccttgtttcgattatcattagtcaatagctttagattcttagttaattttagttagaaatcatataaacctcaattgttgattctcttggatagcaatcaagctagaaactacgaaaatactgtgtAACTCCAATCcttatggatacgatattatactatactatatttgactagcgagcataattaaaGTGGTATTTTGCGCTTGTCAAACGTTGCGGGGGATTGAcaattaatagtgtttgaaatagtttttggTTTCATTCAGGAATTacgttttagttttttttatatactttctttttcctttttattttattttctttattagttaacttcttttcaagatttgttttaTAGTACCTAACAAGTTGGAGAAGATACTGTAGATTTTGAACTCTAAATGTTGTGAAAATagagtacaaccagcctaagaaaacggttgaagagttagcagctgaacTTTATCAGCGGTCTGTTATGTGTTTTAAATGtggtggaaatcatctatgggttgacttTCAAGCAAGtatgtattcttcctatggttcgtattttgagcagtctcactctgtttctagttcgtacaggtatgaggattcatatgggcataattctgactctggttgggatgaatacccttattatgactaGAATGAAAGCAAAGTGAGACAACTacctcaagaggagaatggtagtttagaagagcttatgtacaAGTTCATGAAcaatgttgaagaaagatttacacaaaatcaaggacttatataaattgttaaagccattaagaacctaacaacgcaagtgagtcaaatagtaaatatactttcagaaagctcattgcattgtgatagtgaatatatggaggagatgtCCTGTGAGAATGAGTTTACCCAAGAGAATGAGCATCTACAAAAAGAGCTTTCCACTCTGCAAGAGGACTAAgattcaactgagatgattgaaaataAGATTTTGGTTGATTGTGAAGAAATGGAGGAAGAGTTTGAACCCCTATCCACCTTTCCACATTTACAACTattagtagaagagaatgagaaacaagtGGTCTTGGATATGCAACAAGAATATTCACATGACCtttattctttattttcttgTTCTAACATTGAtcatgtaaaatttatttttggggatttataGGAATATACATGGATAGATCCTGTGAAAGAATGCAGAAATAAGTTAAGGATCATCATGAACGGACAATTCACCGCTCAAGATGAggtcaagaaagaaagaaaagagcgggtcttgcagGTATCCTCGGAAGAATTGGGCTTAATGAGATCCACAAAAAATCCCAAGGAGCGAAAAcgaggaatgaattcagaattaggagtggagttcataagttctcgtAAATGaagaaaattcagggaagttttctttaccttatgctttatAATTGTGTGTCACGGGGAcctgccacaacttaaagtgtggggtgggggatatgttgtatgatgtatgtatatgtgttagttttgttagttttagtagttagagatttaattttttttttgaaaaaccaTAATTGTTTTTTCCCCGACGATTGATATCATTCGACGGGCTTCTGGAGGGaataaagtcgaaagaaaaagacaaaaaaaaattcgtttgttaggtagtgtaacaattctCCATTGGTTTTTATTTGTggcgcggttctttttcaagagtTTTGTTTGGAcagggtgtagttagtttttattatttttaggagtaaGAAGCCTTGTGCTATAATTTTAATTGAAGGCAATATTTCTTAACTTTAGTATGCCTTGAGAATAATAaatgctttagttgtgacgcttagactcagttttttactcttgtataagtaccttaaactatatgattttaactttgcttaactactttgactaaaGTATCTTGATAGTCCAATCTTGAGTGACTTAGGTGCCATGTATGTGTGAGGTTTcatgttattctgtgcattacatttgatgtctagaacttgcgtcgtgtgtttgcaaagcgaaatggtagttttgttcagtcttggaaatgatttaggcatttctttgttgagccagttataggctattacccacctaattgttatgtatcttagttaaccctgttgagcctgtaatcctatttctttggcaaccacattacaagccttacccatttgtttgaattgaccatctatttgaactttttacctctcgtgagcacttgaattttatatgaactttgtaaaagttgaagtgtggggtggttggtttagcgtttgagtgaaactaatgaaataaggagaaaggtgcactatttaaaaaaaagtaagagccacttgaattaaaaacgaaagaaaaaaataattgtatgattgtgaaaaatattccttgatagtggtaactcttgatgtaattgtgcttaaggAAGGAGGAAGTTaacgtatattgatgtgaaggtggagttttggtttgacataagtgtggggttttgaataatgaaatatatgtattaaagtgcttaaggaggtgtagtcactcttatatctaaatgtatcctacccatcccgcagcttacattacaaccaagTAAAAtcatacttgatccttgactgaatgggcTCGATTAGTTGAGTAATACACTACggtcaagcctatggtacgtattttgtggcatatgaatgttgtttctgagagtgagcggattctttctatcttgagttcttaattgttcttaaattctattgtgtgtggaactactctctattgttgtgtgaggttaattcatgaaggaaaggtaatgcttgacctctatGTTATAGTAAGTGAACGAgttataaataatgtgtggtgctagtgagtcaaatcttgaggcgaagATATTACaatattgtgcttaatctgtttcaAATACttttggtgtgatgagttatgagagttgttaaAAAAGGCCGTGTCTATGTgaagtatagtttgattgctcgatgacgagcaatggtttaagtatggggaTATGGTgttaggctataatctcgtattttagtcgcttattgcactctaatttactacactttacttgtgtttgagctttaattgatagtgttttgtactttttatattttttatgccttgtaggagtgattcctagCTATGCAGATATTATGGAATGAgtttgagtgatttggagctttgaagtatgagtaaagcCCAAGAGATTAAGCTGGGATCGTGTtcaggggtcgaggaccaagtttggacGTGAAAACGCAAGAAAAATCCATACTCTGAGAAATTTCCACTGCCGCGGCGCGTGGGGCGCCGCGACTGCCCATTTTCCTGCTATGTCAAAAATCAACTCTTTAGATTTTTCCACTACTGCCCCGCATGGCGCGGCGTACCTTTGTATTTTTTAcagagtaatttttctatttcggctaggaaagggaggtttcatctaggcccgaccctacttggtataaatatatgggaaaatattattttctggacttttgacacataatcgacctaaggaggctaaggaggagttagaagagcaaaagcacaaggatttcatcattccttcctcacccaagacccgagtttggatcgaatttatatttttctttacttttaacatatttgtgatgaattactctatatctatggagtagttctctttagagtttgatagatttggtgtattggtaattgtttgtggattataactctagctttatgtattgaagcatttttggatgatttaattgttgcatctatattcactagttcatgtaatcgacagaggcataacttgtgatatctttgcattatcttgttggttgagttcattaattcttcttagtaatcgaaataggctagttgaatcattgattaaacttagttaggaggataatcgaggtTCTCCTAacgaccaatccactacgcattcttacatatcttcacgtgcttaaattggttcatcttgtgaggttaaaacttaatcgagagaggagtttttactaaacgtatgaactaataattgagtgaattcgagagactcacttgaacattagaagtgaattatctagagttagatcccaaacaattatcttgcacctatcctatcaaaactctatattctcccactgataactttctttgcttattccttgtttcgattgtcattagtcaatagctttagattcttagttaattttagttagaaatcatataaacctcaattgttgattctcctggatagcaatcaagctataaactacgaaaatactgtgtaactccaatccttgtagatacgatattatactatactatctttgactagcgagcataattaaaGTGGTGTTTTGCCCTCGTCGGGATACTATATCTATCTTAGACACATTAGGTTCCTGTTAGAAATGTAGACTGATTTACTCTTTTTGCTCACTTGTATATATGGTTTCAATACAACCCATGTACTATTTTGTGTTTACATATAATATGTTACCTTCTCAAAACAAATGTTATATAAGTCTCGATCTTTGATCTTGAAACGTAGACATGactattaaagtaaaataaagttggaatagGACAATATTTAATAGCTAATGTCTCCTTTTCTCTGTAAACATGATGCCATTCTCTTATATTTCTTCTCCTCTAGGTACATAGTTttccttattattattttttgtacagttagttttccttcattttttcCCCTTCACTTTTGTAATTTATGTGAACAAAGGGATTCTTTAAGATGCGCTTACTTTGATTTTGGTTCTCACTGATGTATTAACCTCCTTCTTATTCtttttatttatgtattatttAAATAATCTTAGTGTCTTAAGTTGCTCTTCTCCGTTTCATCTAGCCAGAGGTTCCTTGATGGTGATTTTATCAACTGAGCCACCTAAGTAAAACACTGTCTTTCTTTAGATTTATGTGGGTTTTTATAGTTTTGTGGTCACTTTTTCAATATCATAGATTTTCCGTCTGTAGGCTTTCGAATGTATTCTCACTTTGTTTGTGATGCAGGAAAACCCTCCGAAAAGTTTGTGAGGTAACCCTCAAGGACCGTTCCGACTGTAGATATATTTCAACGGTAATGCATTCTTCGAAACGTCAACCTTGGAGGCATAGATTGGATGAAAACCACAAAGTAAATAGATTGAGGTTATAAATGTCGTTTGACGTAGTTTTGAATATATCTACATTTGGACTATATAGAACTCTCCTCAATGCATGAAAATATTATTAAGTGTTAATATGTTGTAAAGTTTTGATAACTTGACAATAAtgctttatttttcaataatctTGTTAAATGCTTGAAATaagtattaaaatattttttcgaTGTTTAACTTTTTTCATTAATCTTGTAGATGTGCAATTAACAGACAGAAAGTTGTCGGGCATATGCCCGTACGGGCACGGGCACGGGCCATCTAGTATAATATAGAGGATAGTTTTGTAGTGACGAAATAGAAGGTAGATAGATATGACGGGTCAAGGTGGTGGAGCTATGACAATAAGGGATCGAGACAAATAATGAAGAGTGGAggagagatttttttttttttgaggagaaaaataagttgaaagaagaaaaagaggagGAATGGGCGCACTGGCTTTTTTCTCTCAAATAGCTAGGAGGGAGGGCGATGCAGAGATATTTTTAAGAGTTggcaaattttatttatttttggctacAAATTGTAACGTACAATTGTGGCTGTTAAAGTTTtgaagaattaacttaaatatTGGCTatctaaatttaaaaaatatatgtataattcatataAAATATGCCTATAATCATGTGTAATTTATGTATACTAATTAGAAAAATAAACAGCAATTTCTAGTCGACCAACTATTTTTGTAAAAATCCCTAATATTTTGGGCCGAGCGGCCTACTTTGTCAAAAGCCAATATTTCAAGCCCTAGGAATCGAACTATTGGGCCTCCAGCCCATTTATCGACCAAATGTAAAGAGCCAGCAGATCACATATATACATCTCTTCTAAAACAAGTACTCCTCTAGGGTTTTAAGTTATTCTCTGCAGACATCTCCGTGCCCATTCCCCGATCTCCTTGAATCGAAAATGGTGAAAGGACGCCAAGGAGAGCGCGTCAGGTACTGAATCTTCTCAAACTTCATTACATTATCTGCAGAATCTCATTTTTTCACACCGTCTTTATTGTTTTCTGTATCTGTAGACTCTATGTCAGAGGAACCGTGCTTGGATACAAAAGGTAATTTACTCTCACTATCTGAAGATTAATGCCGATTTCATATGATTGAGTATCTTAAATTGTTTAATCTGTGTGTTAGGTCAAAATCGAACCAGTATCCAAGCACTTCGTTGATTCAGATTGAGGGAGTGAACACTAAGGAGGAAGTGGATTGGTACCTCGGAAAGCGCATGGCGTACATCTACAAGGCTAAGACAAAGAAGAATAACTCTCATTATCGTTGCATTTGGGGTAAGGTTTGTAGGCCTCATGGAAACAGCGGCGTCGTCAGAGCTAAGTTCAAGTCTAACTTGCCACCTAAGTCTATGGTACATTCCTGTTATTTGTATTTTGTTTACTTAATTGCATTATTATTTGATtagtaattttttttctttctgattAATTGCGTTATTTTCTTTCTGTAAATCTTTCAGGGATCTAAGGTTAGGGTTTTCATGTACCCAAGCAATATATAAGGTATTCCTTTTACTTGTCCACTGTTTTAACTGATTATTATGTGTTTATGTTAGTGTTTTCTATGGCCACTGTGTCCATCAAATTTTGTGCTTAAGTTTCTATTTATTTGACTCTTGGCCTATATTAATCACTTTATCAAACCTATTACTATTTTTGTTGTCATTAtgtgataaaaatatttaattactgTAAAGCTAATGTGAAGTGTCAAAAAAAATTGTTTCTCATTATGTCAAATAAGAACATTTGAGAGGAAAACCAAAATGAGGTGTACTAATAAAAGATGTAATATCTGAATTAAGATGTGAGAGGTGATTAACTAATAGATAGCAGTTTAAAATACttttttattgatattatttgatTCATTTTTGGTCATTCCTCATCAGGTTAGGCACAAAATAATATGGAGAATACTACCTAAGTTAGGCATAGGAAACAGTTGTATCAACCAAACACCCAATTAATAATGTGGAGTTTTGTAATATAGATATTTTCAAACATCAAAATGACCCCTTAGTGTATCCGTTGTCTGTTTTGAGGTTGGGAGAGGAACTATCTTTCTGATTCTCTATTGCTTTAGGCATATTTGTTTGGGTTATGGATGCCTAAGGTTTTGGAATAGTAAGCAAACCTTCCTACCATTTTATTGCAAGCACAAGTATCAATGTTTCAGAAGAAATGATTAATGATCCATTTTTAGATATGACAGTGTGGAAAAGAAGGTTTTATTGGTATTAATCTATCCGAATTGTTATTCCTCATAAGCTGATATCATATGTGTTGAAAATGTTTGGCCAAAATCTTGGCAGCTAAGTTTATGTTTG
Encoded proteins:
- the LOC104097774 gene encoding large ribosomal subunit protein eL33y, with translation MVKGRQGERVRLYVRGTVLGYKRSKSNQYPSTSLIQIEGVNTKEEVDWYLGKRMAYIYKAKTKKNNSHYRCIWGKVCRPHGNSGVVRAKFKSNLPPKSMGSKVRVFMYPSNI